The genomic segment AGTTGCAGGCCACCGGGCGACCCGTTGTCGTGGTCAGTCATGACTACCCGGAGCTGGACTGCCCGACCGTCTTCCCCGACAACCGGGTCGGGGTGCGGGCCGCGGTCGAGCATCTGATCGGGCACGGGCATCGGCGAATCGCCTTCGCGGGGTTCATGGGCGCTTCGGACCAGCAGGAGCGGCACGACACGTACCGGCGGACGTTGATCGACCACGGCATCGAACCGGACCCGGCACTGCTTTTCGAGGCCGCCGACAACCAGGAGGCCGGCGGCGCGGGGGCGGCCGAGGCCATGCTGGCGGCGGGGTTGCCGTCCACCGCGGTCGTGACCGGCACCGACCTGAACGCGCTGGGTGTCCTGCGGGTGCTGACCGCCGCGGGCTGCCGGCTGCCCGACGACCAGGCCGTGGTGGGCTTCGACGACCTGTCGGACGCGTCGTTCACCGAGCCCCGCCTGACCACCGTACGGCAGCCGCTGTCCGAGATCGGCGCCACCGCGGCCCGGGTGCTGCTGGCCGCGGCGGGCGGCACGGGCGGGCCGGCGGCGCGCCACGAGGTCGCGACCGAGCTGGTGGTCCGGGAGTCCTGCGGCTGCCCGAGCCCGGTCGACGCGGCGTCGTTGCGGGCCGGGGCGCGGTCGCAGTACCGGGAGCGCACCCGGCTGCAGCGTTCCCTGAGCACCCAGTACGACATCAGCCTCGACCTGTTGCGCAGCCACGAGGAGGACCCGCGGCGGCTGGACTGGTTGCGCCGCACCTCGGTGCGGGCGGGTTGCCTGGGGCTGTGGACCCCGGGCGAACCGGCCCTCGAGATCGCCGGGCATTTCGACCGGTTCGCGCCGTCGGCGCCGCCGCTCCCGCCGGTCCCCGCGGCCGGGTTCCCGCCCGCGGACATCCTGGAGGCGGCCCGCACGGAGCCGGGTTCGCTGGCTTTCGTCGTGCCGGTGCGGGTCGGCGACCGGGACTGGGGGCTGCTGGCCACCGTCGACCGGGTCGACCTGCAACCGGCCACGGGCCGCGAGGCGATCAATCAGTGGGCGGCGCTGCTGACGGGCGCGCTCGACTACCAGGCCGCGCTGCACACCCTGCGTGAACAGGAGGAACAGCTGCGGGCGAGCGCGCTGCACGACCACCTGACCGGCCTGCCCAACCGCAGCCACTTCTTGCAGCTGCTGGCCGCCTCGATCGAGCGTGGCGCGCGGGTGGCGGTGCTTTTCGTCGATCTCGACGGCTTCAAACAGATCAACGACACGTACGGGCACGCCGTCGGCGACCTGGTCCTGGTCGAGGTGGCCGACCGGCTCCGGGCCGAGCTCGGCGCCCTGGGCACGGCGGGCCGTTTCGGCGGCGACGAGTTCCTGGTGCTGCTGGACGCGCTGGCCGACGGCCACACCCCGGAGGCCACGGCCCGCCGGCTGGTGTCCGCCCTCGGCCGCCCCTACCGCCTCGACGGGCGGCCGCTCACGGTCTCGGCCAGCGTCGGCGTCGCCCGGGCCCACCGGACGACCGACGCCGACACCCTGGTCCGCGAGGCCGACGCGGCCATGTACCGCGCGAAGTCCCGCCGCACCGGCGTCGAGGCTTGATCGGCGACACCGTCACCGCACCATTTTACATCGATGTACATCTATGGTTGAGGCATGACCTCACGACGCGATTTTCTCCGTACGGCCGGGCTCGCTGTGGGCGGAGCTGCCGTCGGCACGCCCCCGTCGGTTCAGGCCGTGGAGACGCCCGCGGACTACGCGAGCCACACCGCGGACGCCCGGACGGTGACCGTGACCAGCACCGCCGGGCAGCGTGTGCGGATCACCGCGTACGGGGGTCACATGGTCCGGGTGCGTCACGCCCGAGCGGGTGAGACCTTCTTCGCCGACGACCGGTACGAGATGGTCGACCCGGCCGCCCACGCCGGGCTCGGGGGCACGTTGAGCGTGACCGACGGCGGCGACGCGCTGACCATCACCACGGCGCCGGCCGACGGCGTCAAGGTCGTGCTGCGCAAGAGCCCGCTGCGGATCGCCTTCCACGGCAAGGACGACGACGTGCTGCTGGCCGGTGAGGACGCGACGCGCAGCATGACCTGGGACGGCGAGAACTACAGCATCGTGCGGCAGCGGTTCGCCCCGCCCGCGGCCGGGGAGAGGTTCGTCAAGGCCGGGCACGGTTTCATGGGCCGCTCGCCACGGGTCGACCGCACCGGCGAGGTCGTCGCGCACAACTACGGCCTGGCCGCCGACCGCAGCGAGCAGTCACCGGCCATCGTGCAGCTCTACCTGTCGTCGCGCGGCTACGCGGTCTTCGTCAACACGACGTTCGACACCACGTTCACCTTCGGCCGGGACGGGGTCTACGAGTTCGCGGCCGACGAGCACAACACCCCGGGCGTCCGGCCGCAGATGGACTACTTCGTCATCCGGGGCCCGCGATTCGCGCAGCTGCTCGACCGTTACACGCAGCTCACCGGGCGGCCCCGCCTGCCCCAGCTCGGCATCTTCGGCCTGCAGATGTCGGACAAGAACTTCCCGGGCGTCAGCGACCAGACCTGGTGGGTCAACAAGATCACCGAGCATCGCACCCGGGGGTTCCCGCTCGACCTGCAGGTGCACGACAACCGGTGGCGCGCGGGCAGCGGCGGCTGGAGCGGCTCGTGGTTCGAGTTCGACGCCGGACGCTGGCCCGACCCGGCCGCCTTCAAACGGTGGGCCGACGAGAACGGCATCATCACGTCGCTCGACTACAACCGCAACAACTCCAACCTGATGGCGGGCTGGGTTCCCGGTCCGCCGCCCGGCTACAGCTTCCAGCCCGCCGACATCAGCGGCGTGTCCGAGAACTACTCCGTACCGGACTGGTCCAACCCGGCGACCCGCGCGTGGGTGTGGAACGTGTTCTGGACCAGGGCGCTCGACCCGGCGCTGGGTTTCCCCGGTGACGCGTTGTGGCTCGACGAACCCGACGAGCTCGGCCCCATCCCGTACGAGGCGATCGCCGCGAACGGGCAGCGCTGGTCCGAGCTGCGCAACGCGTACTTCCTGTACCTGGCCAAGGCCGTCGGGCAGGAGGGCTGGGACCGGCACGTCGGGCCCGGCCGGCGCCCGTTCATCTTCAGCCGTGGGGCCACTGCGGGCCAGCAACGTCATGCCCACTTGTGGACCGGTGACACCCAATCCACGTACGGGGAGATGCAGCAGCAGATCCGGGGCATGCTCAACGCCGGGCTCGGCGGCTTCCCCTACGCCAACGTCGACGGCGGCGGGCACAACGGCAACCCGATCCCGCCCGACATGTATCGCAACTGGGTCGCGGCCTGGGGCGCGCTCTCGCCGATCTGGCGGCCGCACGGCTACGGCGACACCGCCACCCTGGGCCAGCGGGCGTCGCGCTGGCCCACCGATCAGCCCGCCGGTGAGAGCAACGACTTCCTCCGGTACGGCCGGTTGCGGTACACGCTGCTGCCCTACGTCTACACGATCGCCCACGCCGCGCACGCGACCGGCATGCCGATGGCCCGCGCGATGGTCGTCGACCACCAGGACAACCCGCAGGCCTACAGCCACGACCAGCAGTACATGTGGGGCCCGTCGATCCTGGTGGCGCCGGTGACCACCGGCACGGCCGGCGCGGTCCAGCCGGTCTGGTTGCCCGCCGGCACGACCTGGTACAACTTCTGGAGCGAGGCGAAGTCGACCGGTTCCGACAGCGCCGACAAGCAATACGTGACCCGTACGGGCGAGATCATCATGTACGTCCGGGCGGGCGCGATCCTGCCGCGCTACCGCTACGCCCAGAGCACGAAGTTCCTCGACAAGACCCACCTCGAGCTGGACGTCTACACCGGCCAGGACGGCTCGTTCGACCTGCACGAGGACGACGGCGTCAGCGAGAGCACCCGGGCCGCCGTCACCGGTGTCACCTTCACCCACGCCGGCCTGACCGTGGCCGTCCGCCACCCCGCCGGGACCTACGACGGCGCCCCGGCCGTACGCCGCTACGTGGTCCGCTACCACGGCCTGTCCGCGCCGGTCGGCCTGCGCGTCGACGGCGGCCCGGCCCTGCCCGCGTACACCGGTGAGACCGCGGCGGTGCTGGCCGGCAGCGGACAGGTATGGGACGCCGCCCGCAAGATCCTGACCGTGGTCACCCCGCCCGTCCCGGTCAACCCCGGCGGTGGCGTCGCGGCCACGATCCGCCCCATCGGCGAACCGTTCCCCGCGGTCACCGGCCCGGTCGCCTACGCCGCCGAGGACGCGGCACTGTCCGGCGTCGCCCTCGGCACCCAGCATCCGGGCTACACCGGCCACGGCTACGCCGACTACACCGACGCCACCGGCGACCACGTCGAGTGGACGGTCACCGTGCCCGTCGCCGGTTCGTACATCCTGGGCTTCCGCTACGCCAACGGCAGCAACGCCGACCGGCCCCTGGCCGTCACCGTCAACGGCACGACCGCCACCGCCGCGCTCCCGTTCCCACCGACCGGCGGCTGGGCCGTGTGGCGCTCGGCCCCCTTGACCACGAGCCTGCCCGCCGGCCCGGTCCGGATCCGCGCCACCAGCACCGGTTCCGGCGGCGCCAACCTCGACTGCCTCACTGTCGCGCCGGCTGCTCAGGGGCGGAACCGGTAGCCCATGCCCGGCTCGGTGAGCAGGTGCCGCGGGCGGGCCGGGTCGGTTTCGAGTTTGCGGCGCAGCCGGGCCATGTACTGGCGCAGATAGTTGCTCTCGTGCCGGAACTGCGGGCCCCACACGTCGTTGAGCAGGGTCCGCTGGGGCAGCAGCTGGCCGGGGTGGCGCAGCAGATGATCCAGCAGCCGCCACTCGGTCGGGGTGAGCCGCACGTCGCCGGTGATGGTGCGGGCGCTCAGGTCGACGGTGTGCCCGCCGATCGTGAAGGTCGCCTCCGCCTCCCCCGCCGGACCGCCGCGCCTGGTGACGGCCCGGATCCGGGCCAGCAGCTCGTCGACGCCGAACGGCTTGGTGATGTAGTCGTCGGCTCCCGCGTCCAGCGCGCCCACCTTGTCCCGGCTGTCCGACCGGCCCGACAGCACGATGATCGGGATGCGGGTCCAGCCGCGCAGGCCCCGGATGACGTCGGTGCCATCCATGTCGGGCAGCCCCAGGTCGAGCACGACCAGGTCGGGATGCTGCCGCGCGGCGACGTGCAGCGCGGTCGTGCCGTCGGGCGCGGTGTCGACGTCGTACCGGCGGGCCCGCAGGTTGATCCGCAGCGCGCGGACGAGCTGCGGCTCGTCGTCGACCACCAGGACGCGGGTCATGCGCCGTTCCCGGTGGGCAGGGTCAGGATCATGGTGAGTCCCCCTCCCGGGGTGTGCTCGGGCACCAGCGTGCCGCCCATCGCCTCGGTCAGCCCGCGCGACAGGGCCAGGCCCAGGCCGACGCCGGTGTGGTTGTCGCGGTCGCCCAGCCGCTGGAAGGGCAGGAACACGTCGTCCCAGCGGTCCTCCGGGATACCCGGGCCGTGGTCGATGATCCGCAGCTCCAGCGTCCCGCCGAGCGTGCTGGCCGTGACCGCGGGAGACGCGCCGGCGGGGCTGTAGCGCAACGCGTTGGCCACCAGGTTGATCAGGATCTGTTCGAGCAGGCCCGGGTCGGCGTGCACGGGTGGCAGGTCGTCCGCGATGTGCACCGCGACCGTACGCCCCTCCGGCCCCAGCTCGTCCAGGGCGCGCGCCACCGCGTCGTCGGCTCCCAGGTCGACCGCGTTCACGCCCAGCGCTCCGGCTTGCAACCGGCTCATGTCGAGCAGGTTGGTCACCAGCCGCACCAGCCGGTCCAGCGACTCGTCCGCGGTGGCCAGCAGTTCCCGCCGGTCCTCCTCCCCGAAGTGGACCTCCTCGCTGCGCAGCCCGGCCACCGCCGCCTTGGCCGAGGCGAGCGGTGTCCGCAGATCATGGCTGACCGCGGCCAGCAGCGCGGTGCGCATCCGGTCCGCCTCGGCCAGGGGTTTTGCCGTGGCCGCCTCGGCCGCCAGCCGCTCCTGCCGCAACGCCACCGTGGCCTGGGCCGCGAAGGCCTCCACGATGCGCCGGTCGGACGCCTCCAGCGGATGCCCGCGCAACAGCATGGTCAGGTTGTCGTCCACCTTGACCTCGACGTCGGCGTCCCGCGGAACCGTGCAGGCCTCCCCCACGTGGGCCGCCACCGCGCCGCGGTCGAGCAGCGTGACCGAGTCGAGCGTGAACGTCTCCCGCAGCCGCTCCAGCAGCGCGATCAGGGGCCGCTCGCCGCGCAGCACCCCGCCCGCCACCGTGGCCAGGGTCTGCGCGTCGGCCGACGCCTCCGCGGCCTGCCGGGTCTTGCGGGCCGCGGTGTCGACCACCCAGCTCACCGCGAGCGCCACCACCACGAAGATCGCCAGAGCCAGCAGGTTGTCGACCTCGGCGATGGTGAACCGCCCGAAGGGCGGCGTGAAGAACCAGTTGAGCAGCAACGACCCGGCCACCGCGGCCAGCAGCGCCGGCCCCAGCCCGCCGATCAGCGCCACCCCCACCACCGCGGCCAGGAACACCAGGATGTCGTTGGTCAGCGACAACGACGGACCCACCTCGAGCACCGCGGTCAACGCGGGCAGCCCCAGCGCCGTCACCACGAACCCGGCGATCCGGCGGCGGCGCGACAACGCGGCCGGCAGCCGGGCCTTCCGGCGTCCCTGCGCGGCCCGCTCATGGGTCACCAGGTGCACGTCGATCGATCCCGACATCGCCGTCGTGGTCACCCCGACCCCCGCCGAGAACAACTGGGCCAGCTTCCCCCGGCTCGACGCCCCCAGCACGATCTGGGTCGCGTTCACCGCCCCCGCGAAATCGATCAGTGCCCGCGGCACGTCCGCCCCCACCACCTGGTGGTAGGTGCCGCCCAGACTTTCCACCAGCACCCGCTGCCGGGCCAGCACCGCCGGGTCCGCCCCCGCCAGCCCGTCGTTCCGCGTCACATGCACCGCCATCAGGTCGGCGCCCTTGTCCCGGGCCGCGATCCGCGCCGCCCGCCGGATCAGCGTGTCGCCCTCGGACCCGCCGGTCAGCGCCACGACGATCCGTTCCCGCGTCTCCCACGTCGCGCTGATCCGATGCTCGGCCCGATACTTGTCGAGCTGCTCCTCCACCTTGTCGGCCAGCCACAGCAACGCCAGCTCCCGCAGCGCGGTCAGATTTCCCGTACGGAAATAGTTGCCCAGCGCCGCGTCGATCTTCTCCGGCTGGTAGATGTTGCCGTGCGCCATCCGCCGCCGCAGCGCCTCCGGCGTCATGTCCACCAACTCGACCTGCTCGGCCGCCCGCACCACGGCGTCCGGCACGGTCTCGCGCTGCTGCGCCCCCGTGATCTGCGCGACCACGTCGTTCAGCGACTCCAGATGCTGGATGTTGACCGTCGTCAACACGTCGATGCCCGCGTTCAGCAGCTCGTCGACGTCCTGCCAGCGCTTGGCGTTGCGGGAACCGGGGACGTTCGTGTGGGCCAGCTCGTCGACGACCGCCAGCTCGGGCCGGCGGGCGAGCAGCGCATCGAGGTCCATCTCGGTGAACGCCGCCCCGCGATACCCCACGGTGCGCCGCGGCACCACCTCGAGGTCCGCGATCATGGCCTGTGTGTGTTTGCGCCCGTGCGTCTCGACCAGCCCGACCACCACTTCGGTGCCCCGCTCGGCCCGACGGTGGGCCTCCTCCAGCATCGTGTAGGTCTTGCCCACACCGGGCGCGGCGCCGAGAAAGATCCGAAGTTCGCCACGTGCCATGTGTTGGTCCTCCGGCGTAGCTGGGTGGTGGGTGCGGACCGTCGCTCCCGACGGAGCCCGGGCGGTTTCGCCGGCCGCTGGCGCGTCCCACGCGAAACCCACCCGGACGACGAGCGTCACCTGCCGTCGAGAGCCAGGTTGAGATCGAGGACGTTGACGGCCGGCTCGCCGAGGAAGCCCAGCGCACGCCCGTCAGTGTGCTCCTCGATGAGCTCGCGCACCTGGTCCTGCGTCAAGCCGCGCTCCCGGGCGATCCGGGGCGCCTGCAGCTCGGCATAGCCGGGACTGATGTCCGGGTCCACACCGCTGCCACTCGCGGTCACCGCATCGGCCGGG from the Paractinoplanes abujensis genome contains:
- a CDS encoding substrate-binding and GGDEF domain-containing protein; amino-acid sequence: MTVLGVLSPFLGGWYFGGLLEGIAGAAAEAGAAVVAVQTLDAGADQVELTEPPHPAHPLAWEHTAGFVVIVNAASAKYLHELQATGRPVVVVSHDYPELDCPTVFPDNRVGVRAAVEHLIGHGHRRIAFAGFMGASDQQERHDTYRRTLIDHGIEPDPALLFEAADNQEAGGAGAAEAMLAAGLPSTAVVTGTDLNALGVLRVLTAAGCRLPDDQAVVGFDDLSDASFTEPRLTTVRQPLSEIGATAARVLLAAAGGTGGPAARHEVATELVVRESCGCPSPVDAASLRAGARSQYRERTRLQRSLSTQYDISLDLLRSHEEDPRRLDWLRRTSVRAGCLGLWTPGEPALEIAGHFDRFAPSAPPLPPVPAAGFPPADILEAARTEPGSLAFVVPVRVGDRDWGLLATVDRVDLQPATGREAINQWAALLTGALDYQAALHTLREQEEQLRASALHDHLTGLPNRSHFLQLLAASIERGARVAVLFVDLDGFKQINDTYGHAVGDLVLVEVADRLRAELGALGTAGRFGGDEFLVLLDALADGHTPEATARRLVSALGRPYRLDGRPLTVSASVGVARAHRTTDADTLVREADAAMYRAKSRRTGVEA
- a CDS encoding TIM-barrel domain-containing protein — its product is MTSRRDFLRTAGLAVGGAAVGTPPSVQAVETPADYASHTADARTVTVTSTAGQRVRITAYGGHMVRVRHARAGETFFADDRYEMVDPAAHAGLGGTLSVTDGGDALTITTAPADGVKVVLRKSPLRIAFHGKDDDVLLAGEDATRSMTWDGENYSIVRQRFAPPAAGERFVKAGHGFMGRSPRVDRTGEVVAHNYGLAADRSEQSPAIVQLYLSSRGYAVFVNTTFDTTFTFGRDGVYEFAADEHNTPGVRPQMDYFVIRGPRFAQLLDRYTQLTGRPRLPQLGIFGLQMSDKNFPGVSDQTWWVNKITEHRTRGFPLDLQVHDNRWRAGSGGWSGSWFEFDAGRWPDPAAFKRWADENGIITSLDYNRNNSNLMAGWVPGPPPGYSFQPADISGVSENYSVPDWSNPATRAWVWNVFWTRALDPALGFPGDALWLDEPDELGPIPYEAIAANGQRWSELRNAYFLYLAKAVGQEGWDRHVGPGRRPFIFSRGATAGQQRHAHLWTGDTQSTYGEMQQQIRGMLNAGLGGFPYANVDGGGHNGNPIPPDMYRNWVAAWGALSPIWRPHGYGDTATLGQRASRWPTDQPAGESNDFLRYGRLRYTLLPYVYTIAHAAHATGMPMARAMVVDHQDNPQAYSHDQQYMWGPSILVAPVTTGTAGAVQPVWLPAGTTWYNFWSEAKSTGSDSADKQYVTRTGEIIMYVRAGAILPRYRYAQSTKFLDKTHLELDVYTGQDGSFDLHEDDGVSESTRAAVTGVTFTHAGLTVAVRHPAGTYDGAPAVRRYVVRYHGLSAPVGLRVDGGPALPAYTGETAAVLAGSGQVWDAARKILTVVTPPVPVNPGGGVAATIRPIGEPFPAVTGPVAYAAEDAALSGVALGTQHPGYTGHGYADYTDATGDHVEWTVTVPVAGSYILGFRYANGSNADRPLAVTVNGTTATAALPFPPTGGWAVWRSAPLTTSLPAGPVRIRATSTGSGGANLDCLTVAPAAQGRNR
- a CDS encoding response regulator; this encodes MTRVLVVDDEPQLVRALRINLRARRYDVDTAPDGTTALHVAARQHPDLVVLDLGLPDMDGTDVIRGLRGWTRIPIIVLSGRSDSRDKVGALDAGADDYITKPFGVDELLARIRAVTRRGGPAGEAEATFTIGGHTVDLSARTITGDVRLTPTEWRLLDHLLRHPGQLLPQRTLLNDVWGPQFRHESNYLRQYMARLRRKLETDPARPRHLLTEPGMGYRFRP
- a CDS encoding sensor histidine kinase, whose protein sequence is MARGELRIFLGAAPGVGKTYTMLEEAHRRAERGTEVVVGLVETHGRKHTQAMIADLEVVPRRTVGYRGAAFTEMDLDALLARRPELAVVDELAHTNVPGSRNAKRWQDVDELLNAGIDVLTTVNIQHLESLNDVVAQITGAQQRETVPDAVVRAAEQVELVDMTPEALRRRMAHGNIYQPEKIDAALGNYFRTGNLTALRELALLWLADKVEEQLDKYRAEHRISATWETRERIVVALTGGSEGDTLIRRAARIAARDKGADLMAVHVTRNDGLAGADPAVLARQRVLVESLGGTYHQVVGADVPRALIDFAGAVNATQIVLGASSRGKLAQLFSAGVGVTTTAMSGSIDVHLVTHERAAQGRRKARLPAALSRRRRIAGFVVTALGLPALTAVLEVGPSLSLTNDILVFLAAVVGVALIGGLGPALLAAVAGSLLLNWFFTPPFGRFTIAEVDNLLALAIFVVVALAVSWVVDTAARKTRQAAEASADAQTLATVAGGVLRGERPLIALLERLRETFTLDSVTLLDRGAVAAHVGEACTVPRDADVEVKVDDNLTMLLRGHPLEASDRRIVEAFAAQATVALRQERLAAEAATAKPLAEADRMRTALLAAVSHDLRTPLASAKAAVAGLRSEEVHFGEEDRRELLATADESLDRLVRLVTNLLDMSRLQAGALGVNAVDLGADDAVARALDELGPEGRTVAVHIADDLPPVHADPGLLEQILINLVANALRYSPAGASPAVTASTLGGTLELRIIDHGPGIPEDRWDDVFLPFQRLGDRDNHTGVGLGLALSRGLTEAMGGTLVPEHTPGGGLTMILTLPTGNGA